The proteins below are encoded in one region of Leptospiraceae bacterium:
- a CDS encoding adenylate/guanylate cyclase domain-containing protein, producing MTDIRGFTSLSETIARTKETFAFLNRYLEIMEPIIESKGGFIDKFIGDAIMALFVEPEKALEAAIAMMEVTKEQILPDGSRLKTGIGIHFGELILGTVGSENRLETTVIGDTVNLASRIESLTKQYSAEILVSTDVIKHLPNAKYKWKELDSCNGKRKIKTCFLISIHWIV from the coding sequence ATTACCGACATACGCGGATTTACCTCACTTTCCGAAACGATAGCGCGGACCAAAGAAACTTTTGCTTTTTTAAATCGCTATTTAGAAATCATGGAGCCTATCATAGAATCCAAAGGTGGATTCATAGATAAATTTATAGGGGATGCAATCATGGCATTATTCGTAGAACCAGAAAAAGCTCTCGAAGCAGCCATTGCTATGATGGAAGTTACTAAAGAACAAATCTTGCCCGATGGCTCTAGACTTAAAACGGGAATTGGAATTCACTTTGGAGAATTAATCTTAGGCACAGTAGGTTCAGAGAATAGACTTGAGACAACCGTTATTGGAGACACTGTCAATCTGGCCAGTCGAATTGAATCTCTGACCAAACAATACTCCGCCGAAATACTTGTATCTACAGATGTAATCAAACACCTACCTAATGCAAAGTATAAGTGGAAGGAGTTGGACTCCTGTAACGGTAAGAGGAAAATCAAAACCTGTTTCCTTATTTCAATTCATTGGATAGTTTGA